In the Juglans microcarpa x Juglans regia isolate MS1-56 chromosome 6D, Jm3101_v1.0, whole genome shotgun sequence genome, one interval contains:
- the LOC121235401 gene encoding uncharacterized protein LOC121235401, giving the protein MDILFKGSTKELADFFLMVWAFWFRRNKMLHEQIDLPPQQVVGFAFTKKLYSAVVRHQLGLPNSKNLLYRLSPLPEDSLKLNIDGALFFDLNKAGMGTVLRNHMGKVLMAVSKVETVFLEPEQVEAVALLRGLQLCMSLGIPKLIIKSDCLFLVEEVNRSSESNVAIRSMVADVKFDANFSPVQYSA; this is encoded by the coding sequence ATGGATATTCTCTTCAAAGGTTCTACTAAGGAACTGGCTGATTTTTTCTTGAtggtttgggctttttggttCAGAAGGAACAAGATGCTTCATGAACAGATTGATTTACCACCTCAGCAAGTTGTTGGCTTTGCTTTTACAAAGAAGTTGTATAGTGCTGTGGTTAGGCATCAGTTGGGGCTTCCTAATTCTAAAAACCTGTTGTACAGATTGTCACCCCTTCCAGAAGACTCTCTTAAGCTAAATATTGATGGGGCTCTCTTCTTTGATTTAAACAAAGCTGGTATGGGTACTGTTTTGAGGAATCACATGGGCAAAGTACTTATGGCAGTTAGTAAAGTTGAAACTGTTTTTCTGGAACCAGAACAAGTTGAAGCTGTGGCATTATTGAGAGGACTTCAATTGTGCATGAGTTTGGGCATCCCTAAGCTAATTATCAAAAGTGATTGTTTGTTTCTGGTAGAAGAGGTTAACAGATCATCTGAGTCCAATGTAGCTATAAGATCTATGGTAGCAGATGTAAAATTTGATGCAAACTTTTCCCCAGTGCAGTATTCAGCATAG
- the LOC121235402 gene encoding uncharacterized mitochondrial protein AtMg00310-like, whose translation MAFAGSKPKVWLKLQGWKGNKFSQEGREILLKAVALAIPSYAMSCFKTPTMLCSEIESMMAGYWWGQKNKERKVHWLSWKKICSSKFVGGMGFKELEIFNMAMLAKQACKLLQNKESLFHKMYTARYFSDGNLLTASLGGNPSYA comes from the coding sequence ATGGCATTTGCAGGAAGTAAGCCCAAAGTTTGGCTCAAATTGCAAGGATGGAAAGGGAATAAGTTCTCTCAAGAGGGTAGGGAAATCCTCCTTAAAGCAGTAGCTCTGGCAATTCCATCTTATGCCATGAGTTGCTTCAAGACTCCAACAATGCTTTGCTCTGAAATTGAAAGTATGATGGCCGGATATTGGTGGGGTCAAAAGAATAAGGAGAGAAAGGTTCATTGGCTAAGTTGGAAGAAGATTTGCAGTTCAAAATTTGTGGGAGGCATGGGGTTCAAGGAGCTAGAGATTTTCAATATGGCCATGTTGGCTAAACAAGCTTGCAAGTTATTGCAGAATAAGGAGAGCTTATTCCACAAGATGTATACTGCTAGATACTTTTCTGATGGGAACCTTTTGACAGCATCTCTTGGAGGAAATCCCTCCTATGCTTAG